In Haloarcula salinisoli, a genomic segment contains:
- a CDS encoding DUF429 domain-containing protein, with protein sequence MVEDRYVGVAYRDGSWLAVTFTGDGYEETAVFDGVGDCWAAYEEEARLILVDVPIGLVESGDPVRRCDALARDVLGPRSEALVDPPVREATRKRRFSTANRVHERKAGAALSEAAFERSDAIAMCDELLQEVPEAAAVIRSAHPELCFRAFAGEPLAEDATAAAGYAERMRTLARQDRDAPPVVQKVAEATAGHDVPVAGALDAVVLAYTAAPGGGELRTLPAEVPTDASGLPMELVYRAAAPLVR encoded by the coding sequence GGGGACGGCTACGAGGAGACGGCCGTCTTCGACGGTGTCGGCGACTGCTGGGCGGCCTACGAGGAGGAGGCCCGGCTGATTCTGGTCGACGTCCCTATCGGGCTCGTCGAGTCGGGCGACCCCGTCCGACGGTGTGACGCGCTCGCACGCGACGTGCTGGGCCCGCGCAGCGAGGCCCTCGTCGACCCGCCGGTCCGGGAAGCGACCCGGAAGCGGCGTTTCTCGACGGCCAACCGGGTCCACGAGCGCAAGGCCGGCGCGGCGCTCTCGGAGGCGGCCTTCGAGCGCAGCGACGCTATCGCGATGTGTGACGAACTGCTCCAGGAGGTGCCCGAGGCCGCCGCCGTTATCCGCAGTGCCCACCCCGAGCTCTGCTTTCGGGCCTTCGCGGGCGAGCCGCTGGCCGAGGACGCGACGGCCGCCGCGGGCTACGCCGAGCGGATGCGAACGCTCGCCCGGCAGGACCGCGACGCGCCGCCGGTCGTCCAGAAGGTGGCCGAGGCGACTGCCGGCCACGACGTGCCCGTGGCTGGGGCACTCGACGCTGTCGTGCTCGCCTACACGGCCGCCCCCGGTGGTGGGGAGCTACGGACGCTCCCCGCCGAGGTGCCGACCGACGCCAGCGGGCTCCCGATGGAACTGGTCTACCGGGCGGCCGCGCCGCTGGTCAGGTGA